From a single Pseudalkalibacillus hwajinpoensis genomic region:
- a CDS encoding 2-phosphosulfolactate phosphatase yields the protein MGKIHVLMKKEDIDREKIGQDKIAVVLDVLLATSTITSALEFGAEQVIPVLDQQDGLNEAKSLQEGTYLLSGEYEGKTIEGFLDPNPLQLKAAVKGKTLILSTTNGTVAIKRTGEAKRVYVASLLNGAAIASKLNREHSEETIVIVCSGSSGEFALEDFYGAGYVINEMMTSQSGWNLTDAAQAAVSFYRGSERSGEDVLFSSRVGEMIRRYGFDDEVRFVASEGIFSIIPFVQGKKTVVREEVHHDTNKV from the coding sequence GCAAGACAAAATTGCGGTCGTACTTGATGTTTTGTTAGCTACATCAACCATTACGTCAGCACTTGAGTTCGGAGCTGAGCAGGTTATTCCAGTTTTAGATCAACAGGATGGCTTAAACGAAGCGAAATCACTTCAAGAAGGGACATACTTGCTTTCTGGTGAGTACGAAGGTAAAACAATTGAAGGATTTCTTGATCCGAATCCCCTTCAACTAAAGGCGGCAGTCAAAGGGAAAACCCTTATTCTCTCTACGACAAACGGTACAGTAGCAATCAAACGAACAGGGGAAGCCAAGCGAGTATACGTTGCCTCCCTTTTGAATGGAGCCGCAATTGCTTCGAAGTTAAATCGGGAGCACTCAGAAGAAACGATCGTCATTGTGTGTTCGGGTTCTTCTGGTGAATTTGCCCTCGAAGATTTTTATGGAGCAGGTTATGTCATCAACGAAATGATGACTTCTCAATCTGGTTGGAATCTAACGGATGCCGCTCAAGCTGCTGTTTCGTTTTATCGTGGTAGTGAAAGAAGCGGGGAAGATGTTCTGTTTTCCTCCCGTGTTGGCGAAATGATTAGACGGTATGGTTTTGATGACGAAGTGAGGTTTGTTGCATCAGAAGGAATTTTTTCTATTATTCCGTTTGTACAGGGGAAGAAAACAGTTGTACGAGAGGAGGTTCACCATGACACAAACAAAGTTTAG
- a CDS encoding acyl-CoA dehydrogenase family protein, with protein sequence MTQTKFSRSGADFLYRRSNAEDLFTPEEFSAEHTMIERTAQQFIEKEVEPHRQSIEHQDFDRVVSLLKKAGELGLLGHSIPEKYGGLGLDKISKGIVGEVVGRTSSYGVAHSNHTCIATLPITHFGSHEQKEKYLPKLASGEYLGAYCLTEPGAGSDALASQTTAVLSQDGTHYLLNGTKLYITNAVFSDTFIIYAKVDGKHFSAFIVERNFPGLSLGPEEKKMGIKGSSTRSVILEDCQVPVENLLGDVGKGHVIALNVLNLGRFNLGSACTGGAKQGLKLALDHTNERKQFGRTIAEFTATQEKVARMMARIYASESLQYRTASLIEEAMNGLYDETDHRTVGNQMMEYAVECAICKVFGSETLDAVVDESLQLHGGAGFIQEYPIEQMYRDSRINRIFEGTNEVNRMLIPGNLFKKAMKGHIPLEELIEKARKELLEEKHHHDEEAAIQSIRNVFLFCAGVAYQKHGEQLMDNQETLMKLANMAIMLYAAESAVLRAMKDQKDDGLKKQLARTFLEEALLSIESSARMLLSILDKADKQKAIQLIFKELSVYEFDPSLQRNREIAKHAFNKLRYDV encoded by the coding sequence ATGACACAAACAAAGTTTAGTCGCTCAGGTGCTGATTTTCTTTACAGACGTTCGAATGCAGAAGATCTATTTACGCCTGAAGAATTTAGCGCTGAACACACGATGATTGAGAGAACAGCTCAGCAATTTATTGAAAAAGAAGTGGAGCCACATCGACAGTCTATCGAGCATCAGGATTTCGATCGTGTCGTCTCTTTACTGAAAAAAGCAGGAGAACTTGGACTGCTCGGGCATAGTATACCAGAAAAATATGGTGGCCTTGGTCTTGATAAAATATCAAAAGGAATCGTAGGAGAAGTAGTTGGAAGAACGAGTAGCTACGGGGTTGCACACTCTAACCATACCTGTATTGCTACTCTTCCGATTACTCATTTTGGAAGTCATGAACAAAAAGAAAAGTATCTACCTAAACTCGCTTCCGGTGAGTACCTTGGCGCCTATTGTTTAACTGAGCCTGGGGCAGGGTCTGATGCCCTTGCATCACAGACAACCGCCGTGCTCAGTCAAGATGGGACACACTATTTATTAAATGGAACGAAACTTTACATTACAAACGCGGTATTTTCAGATACTTTCATCATCTATGCCAAAGTGGATGGGAAACATTTTTCAGCTTTTATTGTAGAGAGAAATTTTCCAGGACTCTCACTTGGACCAGAAGAGAAAAAGATGGGTATTAAAGGATCCTCCACAAGGTCAGTCATTTTAGAAGATTGCCAGGTACCTGTTGAGAATCTTTTAGGGGATGTTGGAAAAGGCCATGTGATTGCATTAAATGTGCTGAATTTAGGTCGATTTAACCTTGGCTCAGCTTGTACTGGTGGTGCAAAGCAAGGATTGAAGCTTGCACTGGACCATACGAATGAACGGAAGCAGTTTGGTAGGACGATCGCTGAATTCACGGCAACGCAGGAAAAGGTTGCTCGAATGATGGCTCGCATCTATGCTTCTGAGTCGCTTCAGTACCGAACTGCTTCTCTGATAGAAGAAGCGATGAATGGTCTCTATGATGAGACGGATCATCGAACCGTCGGCAATCAAATGATGGAATATGCCGTTGAGTGTGCGATATGTAAAGTGTTTGGGTCCGAAACGCTGGATGCTGTTGTAGATGAGTCACTTCAACTGCATGGAGGCGCTGGCTTTATTCAGGAGTATCCTATTGAACAAATGTACCGCGACTCAAGGATAAACCGTATTTTTGAAGGAACAAATGAAGTTAATCGAATGTTGATTCCCGGTAATCTCTTCAAGAAGGCAATGAAGGGTCACATTCCACTTGAAGAATTGATCGAAAAGGCAAGAAAAGAACTATTGGAAGAAAAACATCACCATGATGAAGAAGCTGCGATCCAGAGTATACGCAATGTTTTTCTCTTTTGTGCAGGAGTAGCGTATCAAAAGCACGGTGAGCAGTTGATGGACAATCAGGAAACGCTTATGAAGCTTGCGAATATGGCTATTATGTTATATGCAGCTGAGTCAGCCGTTCTTCGAGCAATGAAAGATCAAAAAGACGATGGTCTGAAAAAGCAGTTAGCGAGAACGTTTTTGGAAGAAGCTCTTTTATCAATAGAATCATCTGCTCGCATGCTTCTTAGCATTCTTGATAAAGCTGATAAACAAAAAGCGATTCAACTAATTTTTAAAGAACTATCAGTTTACGAGTTTGATCCTTCTCTTCAGCGGAATCGTGAAATTGCGAAGCATGCATTTAACAAGCTGAGATACGACGTATAG
- a CDS encoding SDR family NAD(P)-dependent oxidoreductase, whose translation MGRFTGRTAVITGGGSGIGAMTARRIASEGGTVILVGRTKEKLERTAKELDGLEGNALIFTADVTNQADIDQLSSFIKKNASFPHILVNNAGGSTGSPILDMTEENWDHAQNVNLKSVFLVSKSLGKLMLEAATENEEIGDLSIVNVASLSGHKAGAQIPHYSAAKAAVINFTRALAVELSPYVRVNSVSPGFVETPLTENGLKNERFEASIKRNTALNRVGQAGEIANVIAFAASSEASYMTGSDLLVDGGWLIV comes from the coding sequence ATGGGCAGGTTTACAGGAAGAACAGCTGTGATTACGGGCGGAGGAAGTGGGATAGGAGCTATGACCGCGAGACGTATTGCCTCTGAAGGCGGCACGGTTATCCTCGTCGGGCGAACAAAAGAAAAGCTTGAAAGAACGGCTAAAGAGCTTGATGGCCTGGAAGGAAATGCACTCATTTTTACAGCGGACGTAACAAATCAAGCAGACATCGACCAATTATCTTCATTTATTAAGAAAAACGCTAGTTTCCCTCATATTCTAGTAAATAATGCAGGAGGATCCACAGGTTCTCCTATTCTGGATATGACCGAAGAAAACTGGGACCATGCCCAGAATGTGAATTTAAAAAGTGTATTTCTCGTTTCAAAATCACTCGGGAAACTCATGCTAGAAGCAGCTACGGAAAATGAAGAAATCGGGGATCTGTCAATTGTGAATGTGGCTTCATTATCCGGTCATAAAGCAGGAGCACAAATACCTCACTACAGTGCGGCTAAAGCCGCGGTTATCAACTTTACCAGGGCTCTTGCTGTCGAACTGTCTCCGTATGTTCGTGTGAATTCTGTATCCCCGGGATTTGTTGAAACACCTTTAACGGAAAATGGACTAAAAAACGAAAGATTTGAAGCTTCGATTAAGCGGAATACAGCACTAAACCGTGTGGGACAGGCTGGCGAAATAGCAAACGTTATCGCGTTCGCTGCTTCATCTGAAGCAAGTTATATGACAGGTTCAGATTTATTAGTCGACGGTGGCTGGCTCATCGTATAA
- a CDS encoding enoyl-CoA hydratase/isomerase family protein: METTIKTDHLKVNVQGAVLHLTLNRPEALNAFSPDMILGLTKAMQDAKVNDEIRVVVLSGAGRSFSAGGDVKTMGDTTSTEVYDHIGKLNELVLAMKDLEKPIISVIHGFAAGAGFNLALASDIILAAEDSNFVLSFSQVGLISDGGGLSFLPRLIGPYKAKELFFSAQPITAKEAKELRIVNQTYPLSELQDEAMAYADKISRGPGKAFGFIKKIADASLTASLPEVLEQERITQALMVTTEDHKEGATAFKEKRAPQFKGK, from the coding sequence ATGGAAACAACAATAAAAACGGATCACTTAAAAGTAAATGTTCAGGGAGCTGTGCTCCATTTAACCTTAAATCGACCAGAGGCATTAAATGCATTTAGCCCTGATATGATACTCGGATTAACGAAAGCAATGCAGGACGCTAAAGTGAACGATGAAATCCGCGTTGTTGTTCTTTCTGGTGCGGGACGTTCTTTCAGTGCAGGTGGCGATGTGAAAACGATGGGCGATACAACTTCAACTGAAGTGTACGATCATATCGGGAAATTAAACGAGCTTGTCCTCGCGATGAAGGATCTTGAAAAACCGATTATATCAGTGATTCATGGCTTTGCTGCAGGGGCAGGTTTCAACCTTGCACTTGCAAGTGATATTATTCTTGCAGCCGAAGATAGCAATTTCGTCTTAAGCTTTTCACAGGTAGGACTGATATCAGATGGTGGTGGTCTTTCGTTCTTACCTCGCTTAATTGGTCCTTACAAAGCGAAGGAACTCTTCTTCTCTGCCCAGCCAATTACAGCAAAAGAAGCAAAAGAGTTACGGATTGTGAATCAAACCTACCCGCTTTCAGAATTACAGGATGAAGCGATGGCCTATGCGGATAAAATTTCCAGAGGACCTGGTAAAGCATTCGGATTTATTAAAAAAATCGCAGATGCCTCACTCACGGCTTCTTTACCTGAAGTACTTGAACAGGAGCGTATCACACAGGCATTAATGGTGACAACGGAAGATCATAAAGAAGGTGCTACGGCTTTTAAAGAAAAACGCGCACCTCAATTTAAAGGTAAGTAA
- a CDS encoding branched-chain amino acid ABC transporter permease, with protein sequence MELLFQQIFNGLTIGSVYTLVALGLTLVFGILHVPNFAHGAFYMVGAYITLMMMVGFGFNYWIAIIASVAVVALLGVVTQQLIFKRLEGADGMRMMVAAIGILLFLEAFGQFMWGTEYHRMTTPYGSVVNLFGLTVTLQRLLIIVAAVILMLALHFFLTKTMIGAAIIAMAQNREGAFLVGINANQVAWLTFAIAGGLAAAAASLASPINLVFPTMGNLVIMKAFVIIIIGGMGSIPGAIVGGYLLGLTESIGATYISSDYKDVIAFLLLVLILTAKPTGLFAKGVQ encoded by the coding sequence ATGGAGCTCCTTTTCCAGCAGATTTTTAACGGACTTACAATTGGAAGCGTTTACACACTCGTTGCTCTTGGCTTAACACTCGTATTCGGTATCCTTCACGTCCCCAATTTTGCACACGGTGCTTTCTACATGGTTGGTGCTTATATCACGTTAATGATGATGGTTGGTTTTGGCTTCAATTACTGGATTGCAATCATTGCATCTGTTGCAGTCGTTGCCTTACTCGGAGTGGTAACTCAGCAGTTAATCTTCAAACGTTTAGAAGGTGCTGATGGCATGAGAATGATGGTTGCAGCCATAGGTATCCTGCTGTTTCTTGAAGCATTTGGGCAGTTCATGTGGGGCACAGAATACCATAGAATGACTACGCCATATGGTTCTGTCGTGAACCTGTTTGGATTAACGGTTACCCTACAGCGATTATTAATTATTGTCGCCGCTGTCATTTTAATGCTTGCACTTCATTTCTTTTTAACAAAAACGATGATCGGGGCGGCTATTATTGCAATGGCTCAAAATAGAGAAGGTGCGTTCCTGGTGGGAATCAATGCGAATCAAGTTGCCTGGCTAACGTTCGCGATTGCTGGTGGACTTGCAGCAGCAGCAGCATCTCTTGCTTCTCCCATTAATCTTGTTTTTCCTACAATGGGAAATCTCGTTATTATGAAGGCGTTTGTCATTATTATTATTGGAGGGATGGGCAGTATTCCTGGAGCCATTGTTGGCGGATATCTGCTTGGGTTAACGGAAAGCATCGGGGCAACGTACATATCTTCAGATTACAAAGATGTGATTGCGTTTCTCTTACTGGTTCTGATCCTCACAGCTAAACCGACAGGATTGTTTGCGAAGGGGGTTCAGTAA
- a CDS encoding branched-chain amino acid ABC transporter permease: protein MLNVLSKRNMLITIAGIAILFPLVFQNMYLLQLLTLVFIWSIAVYGFNIISGYVGYLSLAHAGFFAIGAYGLGLLTTKAGLPYWVSLLMAVVITALAGALVGLIALRTKSHFFAIYTMCVGMIIYLLIDKWDSLTGGVRGLIGISAPDNIGPITFDSLTSQYYLALFFLIVTIFVCYRIVHSLLGRTFIAIRNSEELAKTIGISIMKNQLLAFTLSALFAGLSGALYASFIRFIGPQISAITVTFEMLMYLLVGGIGTLTGPLVGTLIVISLTQSLQFLEEYRMLIFGPVVVLLVLYYPRGITGSINTFLLKRKQQKVKGRDKEHEVKRDVGEAG, encoded by the coding sequence ATGCTGAATGTTCTTTCAAAGCGTAATATGCTGATCACGATTGCAGGTATCGCCATCCTATTTCCACTGGTGTTCCAGAATATGTACCTTCTTCAGCTTTTAACTCTTGTATTTATCTGGTCTATAGCTGTATATGGGTTCAATATCATTTCAGGTTATGTGGGCTATTTGTCTTTAGCACATGCAGGTTTTTTTGCGATTGGCGCCTATGGGCTCGGGCTATTAACGACAAAAGCAGGACTGCCATACTGGGTCTCCTTACTCATGGCAGTAGTAATCACAGCTCTGGCAGGTGCACTCGTAGGACTCATCGCCCTCCGTACTAAATCACACTTTTTTGCGATTTACACGATGTGTGTAGGGATGATTATTTACCTCCTAATTGATAAATGGGACAGTTTGACTGGGGGAGTAAGAGGGTTGATTGGTATTTCTGCACCGGATAACATAGGTCCGATCACGTTCGATTCATTAACTTCTCAGTATTATCTTGCTCTCTTTTTCCTGATAGTTACTATTTTTGTTTGTTACAGGATAGTTCACTCTCTACTTGGAAGAACGTTTATTGCGATTCGAAATAGTGAAGAGCTTGCCAAAACGATTGGGATCTCGATTATGAAAAATCAACTTCTTGCGTTTACCTTATCAGCTCTATTTGCCGGGTTATCAGGTGCTTTGTACGCATCATTTATTCGATTTATTGGTCCGCAAATCTCTGCGATTACGGTGACGTTTGAGATGCTAATGTATCTTCTTGTAGGTGGAATTGGAACGTTAACTGGTCCTTTAGTTGGTACGCTAATTGTTATATCACTAACACAGTCACTTCAATTCTTAGAGGAATATCGCATGCTTATTTTTGGTCCGGTTGTTGTCCTTCTTGTTCTTTATTATCCAAGAGGAATCACTGGAAGCATTAATACTTTCTTACTAAAAAGAAAACAACAGAAAGTAAAAGGACGGGATAAGGAACACGAGGTGAAACGGGATGTAGGGGAGGCTGGCTAA
- a CDS encoding ABC transporter ATP-binding protein, whose protein sequence is MFFATEGITKRFGGLAAVEDVDVSFDKGSITAIIGPNGAGKSTFFNLISGIHPVTSGKVIFKGNDITKLPPQQVARLGIGRTFQTTNLFEQSTVLDNVLIGHRLRTKSGLWDAIFRTSREKEEEKRSYEKALKALEFVELMNVVEHPVSLISQEEKKRLAFALALATDPEMVLLDEPAAGVNPDETDGLAYLMRKMADHGITVCLIEHKMPMIMSLADKIVVLNHGKKIAEGRPEEIRQNDAVIRAYLGGEAHAPAKQY, encoded by the coding sequence ATGTTCTTTGCAACAGAAGGAATTACCAAAAGGTTCGGAGGTCTTGCAGCAGTTGAGGATGTTGACGTTTCATTCGATAAAGGATCGATTACTGCAATCATCGGTCCAAACGGCGCGGGAAAATCAACTTTTTTCAATTTGATTAGTGGGATTCATCCTGTTACATCTGGAAAAGTGATTTTTAAAGGAAATGACATTACGAAGCTTCCGCCTCAGCAGGTGGCAAGGCTCGGGATTGGCCGAACGTTTCAGACAACGAATTTGTTTGAGCAATCAACAGTTCTTGATAATGTGCTAATTGGCCACAGGCTTCGAACGAAATCAGGCCTCTGGGACGCAATTTTCAGAACGTCACGGGAAAAAGAGGAAGAGAAAAGATCATACGAGAAAGCTCTAAAAGCCCTTGAGTTCGTAGAACTGATGAATGTTGTCGAACATCCAGTTTCGTTAATCTCGCAGGAAGAGAAAAAGCGGCTAGCTTTCGCACTTGCCCTTGCTACAGATCCAGAAATGGTGCTGCTTGATGAACCGGCAGCTGGAGTTAATCCAGATGAAACTGATGGTCTTGCATACCTAATGAGAAAGATGGCAGACCACGGAATTACCGTTTGCCTGATTGAGCATAAAATGCCGATGATTATGAGTCTTGCCGATAAAATTGTTGTTTTAAATCACGGTAAGAAAATTGCGGAAGGAAGGCCGGAAGAAATCCGTCAGAATGACGCTGTTATCCGGGCTTATTTAGGGGGGGAAGCGCATGCTCCAGCTAAACAATATTAA
- a CDS encoding ABC transporter ATP-binding protein produces MLQLNNINVNYGASNVLHNIRLHVEEGETVVLLGANGAGKSTIFRTISGLMKRVSGDVLFMDRKLTGKSPHALVKEGIVQCPEGRKLFPHMSVYENLKMGSFVHRKHRKEVEKRLKEVYSLFPILYDKRHEAAGSLSGGQQQMLAIGRALMANPKVLLLDEPSLGLAPLIVEQMFNIIEDINEQGTTILLAEQNANAALQISNRGYVIESGKIVLEGNREELLSNDEIRKAYIGA; encoded by the coding sequence ATGCTCCAGCTAAACAATATTAATGTCAATTATGGGGCATCGAACGTTCTCCATAATATTCGTTTACATGTTGAGGAAGGCGAGACCGTAGTGCTGCTTGGTGCCAACGGGGCAGGGAAGAGTACGATTTTTCGAACGATCAGCGGTCTGATGAAGCGGGTTTCTGGAGATGTGTTATTTATGGACCGAAAACTAACAGGCAAGTCACCACATGCCCTTGTTAAAGAAGGAATCGTACAATGCCCCGAAGGAAGGAAGCTGTTCCCACATATGTCTGTGTATGAGAATTTGAAAATGGGCAGCTTTGTTCATCGAAAGCATCGTAAAGAAGTTGAGAAACGCTTAAAGGAGGTGTATTCCCTCTTTCCCATTCTTTATGACAAGCGACACGAAGCAGCTGGTTCTTTGAGTGGCGGTCAACAGCAAATGCTCGCAATTGGTAGAGCGCTCATGGCGAATCCAAAAGTGCTTCTCCTTGATGAACCATCACTAGGGTTAGCTCCGTTAATCGTGGAGCAAATGTTTAACATTATTGAAGATATTAACGAACAGGGGACAACGATCCTTTTAGCAGAGCAAAATGCAAATGCAGCACTTCAAATTTCCAACAGAGGCTATGTCATTGAAAGTGGAAAAATTGTCCTAGAGGGTAATAGAGAAGAACTACTATCTAATGACGAAATTCGAAAGGCTTACATTGGTGCATAA
- a CDS encoding ABC transporter substrate-binding protein gives MRFGKKFFVLTMILIGIIVMAGCAANSVSNTGNSENTASSNAPEDTSTEGDAAKMENMVNIGFSGPLSGPAAYYGENTLSGLEMAVDEINQEGFEVNGKTYGINLVTLDDQYLPNETGTNARRLVQENNTPVIFVPHSGGVFATQVFNEQENFMIAAYTSEPKIMEQDNSLTLGIPPAYSAYPEPFTKYQMERFGKKIALLPTASQYGKDWTEALKPVWEENGGEVVFEGSIDFSKDTDFFSIVTKALSNDPDVLFVGGPSQPTALVIKQARELGFEGGFMLMDQAKIEEVEPVLGGLEQLEGTIGTLPIIDSDAPGGEDFVKQYKERFDRIPTAEGAFNYQAMHVLVNAMKEAGSVDDPAKIMESLDAGIQTLSDEHMVWHLTGIYNGGAFDWKPAIGVVEDGKVVQIEQ, from the coding sequence ATGAGATTCGGGAAAAAGTTTTTTGTACTTACGATGATACTAATAGGAATCATCGTCATGGCGGGTTGTGCTGCAAATTCAGTAAGTAACACAGGTAATTCAGAAAATACAGCTTCTTCGAATGCACCTGAAGACACTAGCACTGAAGGTGATGCAGCTAAAATGGAAAATATGGTCAACATTGGCTTTAGTGGGCCATTGAGTGGTCCAGCAGCCTACTACGGTGAAAACACATTGAGTGGACTCGAAATGGCAGTAGACGAAATTAATCAAGAAGGGTTTGAAGTGAACGGCAAAACCTACGGCATTAATCTCGTTACACTTGATGATCAGTATCTTCCTAATGAAACAGGGACAAACGCAAGAAGACTTGTACAGGAAAACAATACTCCTGTTATCTTCGTTCCACATAGCGGCGGAGTATTTGCTACACAGGTGTTTAATGAGCAGGAGAATTTTATGATTGCAGCATATACAAGTGAGCCGAAAATTATGGAGCAAGATAATTCGTTAACTCTTGGTATCCCACCTGCTTACAGCGCATACCCTGAACCATTTACGAAGTATCAAATGGAGCGATTCGGTAAGAAGATCGCACTTCTTCCTACAGCTTCTCAGTACGGAAAAGACTGGACTGAGGCGCTCAAACCAGTTTGGGAAGAAAATGGTGGAGAAGTCGTATTTGAAGGTTCGATTGATTTTAGCAAAGATACTGATTTCTTTTCAATCGTTACGAAAGCATTAAGTAATGATCCTGATGTTCTCTTCGTAGGAGGGCCATCACAGCCGACGGCATTAGTCATCAAACAGGCTAGAGAGCTCGGGTTTGAGGGCGGATTCATGCTTATGGACCAGGCGAAAATTGAGGAAGTAGAACCCGTTCTTGGTGGACTTGAACAGCTAGAAGGCACGATAGGGACTCTACCTATTATTGATAGCGATGCGCCAGGTGGTGAGGATTTTGTCAAGCAGTACAAAGAGCGTTTTGATCGTATCCCAACTGCTGAAGGTGCTTTTAATTATCAGGCAATGCACGTGCTTGTAAATGCAATGAAAGAAGCGGGTAGTGTTGACGATCCTGCAAAAATCATGGAAAGTTTGGATGCCGGAATCCAAACGCTATCGGACGAACACATGGTATGGCATTTAACAGGTATTTATAATGGTGGAGCGTTTGATTGGAAGCCGGCTATTGGAGTAGTGGAGGATGGCAAGGTTGTTCAGATAGAGCAATAA
- a CDS encoding long-chain fatty acid--CoA ligase, with protein MQTNYFKFWPKRVPYSLTIPETTIYDNLTVSAKRYPSKEAIFYYGATLSYEQLLKEVDRAAAFLEKQLNVTEGENILLFMQNSPQFVIAYYAILRANAVVVPINPMQTAEELSFFMKDCEIKNAIVGQELYEKVEPLLATTTLENVITAAYSYYSGDEDELPAEVAIKPERMNKPGHYTWEDVIKHNLTPGAYVRTINDVAVMPYTSGTTGLPKGCIHPNRTLQANAVGASQWMNITSDGMHLVTLPLFHVTGMLHSMHTPIYSGAPMVIMTRWDRDLAAKYIEKYEITNWINISTMLIDFLSNPNLPNYSISSLKILAGGGAPLPAAVGEKLFNLTGLRFIEGYGLSETISHTHFNPPDFPKLQCLGVPSFDVDARVIDPNTLKELGPGEPGEIIVNGPQVFDGYYNREDENRNSFITLDGKSFFRTGDIGRYDEEGYFFIIDRVKRMVNASGFKVWPTEVESILYKHPAVQQACVVGVPDPRRGETVKAFVILNEDDKGKVTEEEIIEWSKGQMAAYKYPRLVEFMDAFPTTSSGKILWRKLQDNERQKAKGVK; from the coding sequence ATGCAAACCAATTATTTTAAATTCTGGCCTAAACGGGTCCCATACTCGTTAACCATTCCTGAAACAACCATTTATGACAATTTAACCGTTTCTGCAAAAAGGTATCCTTCAAAGGAAGCCATCTTTTATTATGGGGCTACCCTGAGCTATGAGCAATTGTTAAAGGAGGTTGATCGGGCAGCCGCTTTTCTTGAGAAACAACTTAACGTAACAGAAGGGGAAAACATACTTCTCTTTATGCAAAATTCTCCTCAATTTGTTATTGCGTATTATGCGATCCTTCGTGCAAATGCTGTTGTAGTTCCAATTAATCCGATGCAAACGGCAGAAGAGCTCTCTTTTTTTATGAAAGATTGCGAAATCAAAAATGCCATTGTCGGACAGGAGCTTTATGAAAAAGTTGAACCGCTTCTAGCAACGACAACACTTGAAAATGTAATAACAGCAGCCTATTCCTATTACTCAGGAGATGAAGACGAACTACCTGCGGAGGTCGCTATTAAACCGGAGCGAATGAACAAACCAGGTCATTATACCTGGGAAGACGTTATTAAACATAACTTAACGCCAGGAGCGTACGTACGAACGATCAATGATGTCGCGGTTATGCCATATACTTCAGGGACAACCGGTCTCCCAAAAGGATGCATTCACCCGAACCGTACGCTTCAAGCGAACGCGGTTGGTGCGTCACAGTGGATGAACATTACGTCAGACGGTATGCATCTGGTTACACTACCCCTGTTTCATGTGACAGGCATGCTTCACAGTATGCATACGCCTATCTACAGTGGAGCACCAATGGTTATAATGACCAGGTGGGATCGAGATCTGGCAGCGAAATATATTGAGAAATATGAAATCACAAATTGGATTAACATTAGCACAATGTTAATTGATTTTCTTTCCAATCCTAATCTACCAAACTACTCCATTTCATCGTTAAAGATACTGGCTGGTGGGGGTGCACCTCTTCCAGCTGCAGTTGGAGAGAAGCTGTTTAATTTAACAGGGTTGCGGTTCATTGAAGGTTATGGTCTATCCGAGACGATTTCTCATACTCACTTTAATCCACCTGATTTTCCAAAGCTTCAGTGCCTTGGGGTACCATCCTTCGATGTAGATGCACGTGTCATTGATCCGAATACGTTGAAAGAACTAGGACCTGGAGAGCCTGGTGAAATTATCGTAAATGGACCACAGGTGTTCGACGGTTATTACAACCGCGAAGATGAGAATAGGAATTCATTTATTACACTGGATGGTAAATCTTTTTTTCGCACTGGTGACATTGGCCGATATGATGAAGAAGGGTACTTCTTTATTATTGATCGGGTCAAAAGAATGGTTAATGCATCAGGGTTTAAAGTGTGGCCAACGGAAGTTGAATCGATCTTGTACAAGCACCCCGCCGTTCAGCAGGCTTGCGTGGTTGGTGTACCTGATCCGCGCCGGGGAGAAACTGTAAAAGCATTTGTTATCCTAAATGAAGATGACAAAGGAAAAGTAACAGAAGAAGAAATTATTGAATGGTCAAAAGGGCAAATGGCAGCCTATAAATATCCAAGATTGGTTGAGTTTATGGATGCTTTCCCAACAACGAGTAGTGGAAAAATTCTATGGCGTAAGCTACAGGATAACGAGCGACAAAAAGCCAAAGGAGTGAAATAG